A single Lactuca sativa cultivar Salinas chromosome 8, Lsat_Salinas_v11, whole genome shotgun sequence DNA region contains:
- the LOC111909578 gene encoding uncharacterized protein LOC111909578 produces MAMFLRYVNSLRLVKERFVGIVHVKDTTSLTLKEVIDSIFTNNNLSISQVRRQGCDGASNMRGAFNGLKALILKDNISAYYIHCFAHQLLFVVVDVAKSHDGVDDFFKQLALVVNVVCASCKRKDIIRDSYKERVQKEIGIGEIETRRGLNQETSLVRVGDTKLGSHYKTINKFEEFVSGGYQGS; encoded by the exons ATGGCTATGTTTTTGCGATATGTTAATAGCCTTAGATTAGTGAAAGAAAGATTTGTTGGAATTGTTCACGTGAAGGATACAACTTCTTTAACTCTAAAAGAAGTCATTGATTCAATATTTACCAACAATAACTTGAGTATATCTCAG gtAAGAAGGCAAGGATGCGATGGAGCAAGTAATATGCGGGGTGCATTTAATGGTTTGAAAGCATTGATATTGAAAGATAATATTTCGGCATATTATATACACTGTTTTGCACACCAACTTTTATTTGTGGTTGTGGATGTAGCAAAAAGTCACGATGGTGTTGATGATTTCTTTAAGCAGTTAGCTTTAGTAGTTAACGTGGTGTGTGCTTCTTGTAAAAGAAAAGATATCATACGAGATAGTTACAAGGAAAGGGTTCAAAAAGAAATTGGTATCGGTGAAATTGAGACCCGAAGAGGGTTAAATCAGGAGACTTCACTTGTTCGAGTCGGGGATACAAAATTGGGCTCACAttataaaacaataaataagtttGAAGAATTTGTTTCCGGAGGTTATCAAGGTTCTTAA